From a single Kitasatospora sp. NBC_00458 genomic region:
- a CDS encoding sensor histidine kinase, translated as MTAESRFSGGTVRAQAETALASGGRGLARLSLLVLGTVPVVVLPVLGALFSGATVAWLMEYYYPAALFALVAGTTTGAVVAGFFVRRFAARTRAQVLRWYGTRLPVEYSPRPALEADERGHWWTGYSYHRSRAVAGLAQLLHWSARDRATRAELLWLLVGPLAVVSLAAVVFGLAAGGAVYLGSAVQDYRQYGPVPSGSALGAVVLGAALVGLAVVAAPYAVRGYAELARRVLDQDGRASHAQLTKRVAELTETRADAVGNQAAELRRIERDLHDGAQARLVAIGMTLGTIEHLMETDPTAARELLSEARQSSARALQELRDLVRGIHPPVLAERGLGDAVRALALDSALPTEVFVSLPDRLAAPVEATAYFSVCELLANAAKHSGAEQVWVDIMYRAGRLRVTVTDDGVGVADPARGTGLRGIERRLGTFDGVLAIDSTSGGPTTITLELPCELSSPRTSTSFAKA; from the coding sequence GTGACAGCAGAGAGTCGATTCAGCGGCGGCACCGTGCGCGCCCAGGCCGAGACTGCGCTGGCGTCGGGCGGCCGCGGACTCGCACGGCTGTCGCTGCTCGTCCTGGGGACGGTGCCGGTCGTGGTCCTGCCGGTCCTGGGGGCGTTGTTCTCGGGCGCCACCGTCGCCTGGCTCATGGAGTACTACTACCCGGCGGCCCTCTTCGCGCTGGTGGCCGGGACCACCACGGGGGCGGTGGTGGCCGGGTTCTTCGTGCGCCGGTTCGCCGCCCGGACACGGGCCCAGGTCCTCCGCTGGTACGGGACGCGGCTGCCCGTCGAGTACAGCCCCCGGCCGGCGCTGGAGGCGGACGAGCGCGGTCACTGGTGGACGGGGTACTCGTACCACCGGTCGCGTGCCGTGGCGGGTCTCGCGCAGCTGCTGCACTGGTCGGCGCGGGACCGGGCGACCCGTGCGGAGCTGCTCTGGCTGCTGGTCGGTCCGCTCGCGGTGGTGTCCCTCGCCGCCGTGGTGTTCGGGCTGGCCGCGGGCGGGGCGGTGTACCTGGGGTCCGCGGTGCAGGACTACCGGCAGTACGGGCCGGTCCCGAGCGGCTCGGCGCTGGGTGCCGTCGTGCTGGGGGCGGCGCTGGTCGGCCTCGCGGTGGTCGCGGCGCCGTACGCGGTGCGCGGCTACGCGGAGTTGGCGCGCCGGGTGCTGGACCAGGACGGCCGGGCCTCGCACGCCCAGCTGACCAAGCGGGTGGCGGAGCTGACCGAGACCCGGGCGGACGCGGTCGGCAACCAGGCGGCCGAGCTGCGGCGGATCGAGCGGGACCTGCACGACGGCGCCCAGGCGCGGTTGGTGGCGATCGGGATGACGCTGGGCACGATCGAGCACCTGATGGAGACCGACCCGACGGCGGCGCGGGAGCTCCTCTCGGAGGCCCGGCAGTCCTCGGCCCGGGCGTTGCAGGAGCTGCGCGACCTGGTCCGCGGCATCCACCCGCCGGTGCTGGCCGAGCGCGGCCTGGGCGACGCGGTCCGTGCGCTGGCATTGGACTCCGCCCTGCCGACCGAGGTGTTCGTGAGCCTGCCGGACCGCCTGGCGGCACCGGTCGAGGCGACGGCGTACTTCAGCGTCTGCGAGCTGCTGGCCAACGCGGCCAAGCACTCGGGCGCGGAGCAGGTGTGGGTGGACATCATGTACCGGGCCGGACGGCTCCGGGTGACGGTGACGGACGACGGGGTCGGTGTGGCGGACCCGGCCCGGGGGACCGGGCTGCGCGGGATCGAGCGCCGATTGGGTACCTTCGACGGTGTCCTCGCCATCGACAGTACGTCGGGCGGTCCGACCACCATCACCTTGGAGTTGCCGTGCGAGTTGTCCTCGCCGAGGACCTCTACCTCCTTCGCGAAGGCCTGA